The window ctttagtcccggttggtgtctcaaaccggaactaaaggtctaatctttagtctcggtttgagacacaaaccgggactaaagggcatcgcaccctttagtctcgattcgtgtctcaaaccgggactaaagggctcaggtgaaccgggactaatgtcttagccgcacgaaccgggaccaatgctcacattagtcccggttcgtgactgaaccgggactaatgtgaatattgccccgtgatcaaagccttgttttctactagtgtactacTACTGCCTATGATTCAGATTATTTTTTTAAAGATTGTGCTCTCTTTAGTCGGCCCGCCCAACATTTTCTTCCAAGCTCCGCCACTGGATGTATTCACTGAAATCTATACTAGCTTATGCACATGGCCGTGTGATGTCTCAGCACCAGATGCTCACAAAAAGGACAGGCAGCGTGTTCATCCTAATAATCAATCAATGTCAGCATGTACATAGTCTACAAACACGAAATGCTTCTGCCGGTCGTAGAAGGCGTAGGCCAGAGCGGCACTGATCAGAGCAGCGGCGCCAAGCAATATCCTGAACTGAACATCCGCAGGGATCCCGGCGGTCGCACCGAACACGACCGTCGCCCCCATGAACACCTTCTGCAGAGTCTGGAAGGCCTTGTGCGCTCCTCTGCAGGACGAGCATTTCAGCGTGTGCTGCTCGTATCTGTCTAGCATCTGCACAACAAGTAGTAGTTTGCGATTTTGTCATCAACATAATGCCACAAATAAGAATAAGAGAACTACAAGTTGCAGTCACATCAGAACATGCAGGTAAGTTCCTGATGTCTACTTCGATAGATAACCCGGAGAACCTTTACCTCTCGCTTTGAAAGGACCGTAGAAGGTAATGCATCTTGGCTAGGGCTTCCGTACCAGTCAGGCTGGCTATTGCCGAATTTCCTTAGCCATGCCCGGAATGCCAAGACAAATCGGTCGGCCTGTGTGGGCGTGAAAGTGAGCTTTGTGTACTGCTGATTAACATCTGCAGACGACTCCTTGGATGCAGACAGGAAAACCTTCTCTTGGCCTTGAAGCACAATCATATCGCCGTCATAGACCAAATTTGAGGTCCAATGTTCGTACCATCGAGGGACAagctgcatcaaaaatagcaaagcaATGTTCAGGATTCCACTTTATACTCCAAATATGATAAGTTGATGACAACATAAACACCCTTCCAATTCTTTATACAGTAGGGACCAAGCCTGTTTTTTCCCCTCAGGAACACAAAGACACCATGTTTAACCAAATATGATAATGTTGAAACACAGTTAAGAAAACaggaggcaaagtaaaaacaaatacaACATAAGCATATACCTGCCACCATGCCTTTCCTGGCATTGTAAACTGGAAAAAGTTTCGAGCACTACAGACAATAGAACGAGTTTTTCCTGGGGCCATTGGAAtgttgaaggagcaaatccataTGACCCACTTCTGATCTCCCACAATCGGTAATTTGGTGTCAATCTCTATTCTGCACAGACCAATTAATTAGCAGAAGGTCAGAGTCATAATTTGACTGAATTGTTGCATTTGGAACTGATAACATGAGCTACCACAGCTCACCAAAAGTCAAGTATATAAAAAAAACGGATGTGCTGAAACGTACTTGTTCAGCGCATAGCAAGGGGCCTCGAATGTTGCAGTGATGCGAGGATTACCGGCATTTGCCCCTGAATATCCCCATGCGCCACTTGATTCCATTTTGAATGGCAAAGGCTTGGCTCTATCTCTTCGTCCAGTGACCTGTGAGAGGAGTTAAACTATAAAGCGTGGGTAATGCTGCTGGTTCCATTGTCTAAAGTAAAGTAGATAATAACCAAGATAAACTGAATTCAATTCAGCATGAGATCCCAACTTAAAATTTATTGTTTTAACTTGGCCAGATAAACAGGCCAAGACCAAGACAGCTGGTTGACAGGATCGTTGTCAGTATACCAAGAGTCAAGACAGCTACATATAATTCTGTTCGCTACATACAGCCTGATTTTAGCATAAGCCGGTAGTATGACTGAAGAGAATaaactattactccctccgtcccaaaataagtgtcttaactttgtgcTAACTTTAGTACAACGTTGTACTAAGCttaagacatttattttgggacggagggtggTAAAACAACCATAATTCAAGATGCAACAATTAACTCAAAACAGCATGATATAACCTTTGTGCACTTTTTGCTAACCAGAACGGCAGAATCCATTGCTAAGGGGATTCAACTAACACACGAAAACCAAGTTCTAGTGTCAGTATAGCAAGCTTAGATTATAAACCAGTTGCACATTTAGCTAGCCTCCCTTACATACCTAGCAAGGGCACAATTAAAAAACAAGTGATCTATGGTTTCTGCCTCATCATGTTAGCTATCTTTCCCTCTCACCCCCTTTTGATTACGGCATCTTTTGTTAGAATACTTGTCCTAACAGTCAACCACAGAAACACTTTAATTTTCGGTGGTACTTTGACACACCACAGCTTCCTATGCGGCCCCTTAACCTGAACTGTTTTCAGGGCAGAATAAAGAGACTGGACAGTAAAAACACCGCtcttatttactccctccgttcctaaatatttgtctttttagatatttcaaatggactaccacatacggatgtacataGACATACTCCCATTTCAGTGCTAGGTACATCAgtttgagcgacaactaatatggaacggagggagtattttagcgtgtagattcactcattttgcttcgtacttGTTGAAatcttagaaagacaaatatttaggaaaggagggagtaacatCCATCTACAGAAATCATACTCTTTTTTTTTTAAATGGCAGTAATCATCCTCTTCTGTAAGAGGAAACCTGGCATAGCAAACAAGTAAAAGCATTCTCAGACCTCTGCACAGCATTTACCTTGTGGTGAGCAAACTCTATGTGCGAGGGATCGGAGACGTTCTCCATCAACGTGTCATACCCATAGAAGAGGTCCCTCTGGATCGTCACGGTGGAGAAGGCCGGGTCATCGAACTCCTTCGGCAGCCTGAAACCGGGAGAAACAAAATGGTGAGGATGTTTCCTGTCGACTGAATTCTGCAGTGCAGCATAGCTGCAGAGTTCACCCACATACATTGGAGGCTTGGTGGCCTTGGCCCTGTCCCAGCCATTCTCGTCGGGCCAGACGAAGAGCAGCCCCTGGGAGAGGAGCGTGGGGAACTTGGTGGCGCAGGCCCTGGGCGAGCGCACCGCCCGGGCCTCGGGCCCCTCGGGCGCGGCCTGCGGGATCCTGGTGCAGGCGCCGGAGCCGTCGAAGGACCAGCCGTGGTAGGAGCACTGCAGGCCGCCCGTCTCGTCGATCCTGCCCtcctgcgcgcgcgcgcgcgcagaaCGCCCACTCGTCAGTACAGGATTTATTTGGCTGAAGCAAACAGAGGTGGGGAAGAGGGGAGGTACCGAGAGCGGGGCGAGGCGGTGCGGGCAGCGGTCGTCGAGCGCGACCCAGTCGCCGGAGTTGGGGTCGTTCCAGAGGACGAGGTCGCGGTTGAGGAGCTGGAACGGGGTGGGCACGCGCGGGTCCAGGTCCTCCACGAGCGAGACCGGGTACCAGTGGTCCCGCCATACGAACTTCTCCCCCGAGGACTCCGGCGGCGAGGACGCGCTCGTGCTCGGCTCCTCCGCCCGCTCCGCCTCCCCGGGGACCGACGTCGGCGCGGCCACGCGGAGgcgggtgctctcggcgcggtcgcGGCGTGGACGGAGCCCGCTGCCGAGGCGGGAGGCCGGGAGGGTCGACGGGCGCAGCAGCGGCCGGTGCCGCGGGGAGAGGAGGGGCAGGGAGGCGGAAGGCATCGCGACCGCCCGCATTTGGTCTGTCCCCTTCCTGCCTCGGGATCGTCTGAAGAGGGAGTTGGGGTCCGAGGTTTTTGGGCTGAGATCCTCCTCGCTCCCAAGGCCTTGTACCGCTGCCACTTATCTCTCGGCGCTTCTAGTAGATCACTGCCGCCGGTACGAGTGAGAACCGGAGCGAAGCGGCGGGTGCGGGGGAGGGAGGGAGGTTGCGTGACGGCAGAGCAGGGCCGGGGTAGACTAGAAGAACTGGAGAACGCGCGCATGGCGTTTTCCCGGCGGCCATCCGTGCGTTTCTGTGGTGGAGCTTGGGCCAGCCACCCACACGCAACGTCGACCCAGACCCACCCAGGGGCAGGCCCCGACCCGACTCGTGACAACGACGCGAACCAACCGACCCACCCACTGGTTACATGCAGAGTTCAGAATACCGGGCGAGACAGCCACGAGGGCGAGTCTTTTTTTCTTGACatagttttttcttcttcttctttttttgaacTGGAACACCTTGCATTCCATTGCTTTACGCCGGACCGACCAAATCGGCCGTCACTGCATCGGTTACAAGAGGGGGAAAGCTTGAGAGCCACACACATTGGCTCCCATAAGTACCTTGCCTACCCATAGCTGCCAGATTATGAGCTGGAACATTGCAAGAACGTGGGCAGTGTACAATGCTCCACCGGATAAAATCTAGCTGGAGGAGGAATCTAGTCTCCCGGAAGATAGCACCTAGGCTTGAACGATCCAGGACGTCCGTGGATATAGCGCTAACCAGGCTCAAGCAGTCGGTTTCAAACACAACCCGTCCCATCCCTTGAGTTTCAGCAAGAGTGATAGCATTCATTAGAGCCAGGGCCTCTGCATGAACGGCTTCAGTTGCATGCTGTAGTTCACCTGCTGCCGCAAAGAGGACATCGCCCGTGTGGTTGCGAGCGACGCAACCCCAGCCTGCCTGGTGCCCCTCCGTGGAGAAAGCCCCATCGACATTGACTTTCACGACATCTGCTGCGGGTTTGGTCCAAATACCTGGGGGTTTATGATGTGCCGACGGCTGCACCGAGTTGAACGCGCGCCATTCTGACAGAGCCTTGTCCATGAGGAGTTGAAATTGATGAGCCGACGCCCTAGCTTGCTGGTGCTTCACTTTGTTCCTCTCAGTCCACCACATCCATAGGAGGCAAATGATCTTGAGCGATACTTCATCGGGGAAGGAAAAGATGCATTCCAGGAACTGGCAGGAAGAAGTACATGCCAGGAGCCGCAGCCTATGAGCCTCCATACCCACAGAACGCCACATGAGCTTGACCTCCTTGCAGCGTAAGAAAAGATGTCATCCATCTTCAGGGAGTCGTTTGCACATCAGGCAGTCCGTGTCCAGTTCCACGCCGATAGGCTCAATATTTCTGAGCATTGGGTGACTATTGTGCGCCACCCGCCACATGAAATGATGCACCTTACCCGGGCATTGGATCTTCCATAGCTTCATACACAGCTTTCTGTCACCATCTTCCCCAGAGGATCCTTCGCCCGGTGGGTGTCTGCTCTCGCGTCTCTGAAGATCGACATGTATTCTGTAGGCTGACCTGACCGAGAACCTGCCTTTGTTGTCATACTGCCAGGCGATAAAGTCGTCATGGTGTTCGAAAATGGGGATGCCCAGGATAGTGATGGCCTCTTCCGCACAGAAGGTCTGGTAAAGAAGTTGTTGGTCCCATGTGTGTGTGGACGGGTCGATCAACTCGGCCACGGTGGTGAGCAAGGTGTTCCCACGTGGTGACCGTGGGAAACGCACATTTCCTGTGGGTAGCCATGGGTCTTGCCATATTCGGATCTGGTCACCATTGCCCACTCTCCAGACCATACCCTCCTTGACGATTTCCACTCCTTGGAGGATGTTGCGCCAGATGTAGCTAATACCGGGGGCAGGCTGTGCTGTCAAGAGATCGCCAGTAGGGTAGTATCGCGCTTGGAGCACGCGAGCACAGAGAGAGTCCGGGGCCTGCAGCAACCTCCACACTTGGCGTGATAGCATAGCCATGTTGAACGAATGTAAGTCTCTAAACCCGAGGCCACCCTCCTCCTTAGGTAAGGTCATCTTCTCCCATCCTACCCAATGGTGCTTCTTGTCATCCTCTTGATTAGCCCACCAGAAGCGGCATATCATCTGGCTAATGCTCTTGCAAAGAGACTTGGTCAGATCAAAGCAGGCCATGGCATAAGCCGGGATGGCTTGTAGCACTATCTTGATCAGAATTTCCTTCCCCCTTTTTGACAGCAACTTGATCTTATACCCCTGCAAAATCTCCCAAATCCGATCCCGAAGGTACTCAAAGCATGCCTGGCGGGACTTGCCAACGTACGCTGGGAGCCCTAGGTACTTCCCATGATTGCCCTCGGTGCGGAGTCCCAGCAGATGTAGCAGGCTATCATTCCGTTGGTGTGTGGTGTTTTTGCTGAAAAGGATAGCAGACTTGTCACGGTTGATCGTCTGGCCCGAACCTCGCTCATAAACCTCCCAAATGTCCCTGACCGCATTCACTCTCTCCTCCGTTGCCTCCATAAGCAGAAGTGAATCGTCGGCAAACAGCAAGTGAGTCACTGGAGG is drawn from Triticum dicoccoides isolate Atlit2015 ecotype Zavitan chromosome 4A, WEW_v2.0, whole genome shotgun sequence and contains these coding sequences:
- the LOC119287653 gene encoding pheophorbide a oxygenase, chloroplastic-like; amino-acid sequence: MRAVAMPSASLPLLSPRHRPLLRPSTLPASRLGSGLRPRRDRAESTRLRVAAPTSVPGEAERAEEPSTSASSPPESSGEKFVWRDHWYPVSLVEDLDPRVPTPFQLLNRDLVLWNDPNSGDWVALDDRCPHRLAPLSEGRIDETGGLQCSYHGWSFDGSGACTRIPQAAPEGPEARAVRSPRACATKFPTLLSQGLLFVWPDENGWDRAKATKPPMLPKEFDDPAFSTVTIQRDLFYGYDTLMENVSDPSHIEFAHHKVTGRRDRAKPLPFKMESSGAWGYSGANAGNPRITATFEAPCYALNKIEIDTKLPIVGDQKWVIWICSFNIPMAPGKTRSIVCSARNFFQFTMPGKAWWQLVPRWYEHWTSNLVYDGDMIVLQGQEKVFLSASKESSADVNQQYTKLTFTPTQADRFVLAFRAWLRKFGNSQPDWYGSPSQDALPSTVLSKREMLDRYEQHTLKCSSCRGAHKAFQTLQKVFMGATVVFGATAGIPADVQFRILLGAAALISAALAYAFYDRQKHFVFVDYVHADID